The following proteins come from a genomic window of Miscanthus floridulus cultivar M001 chromosome 2, ASM1932011v1, whole genome shotgun sequence:
- the LOC136537877 gene encoding RING-H2 finger protein ATL70-like yields the protein MSSGGTPPVGLTPSDVSSGGMFSTDRIGGFGYGVGVSVGILLLITTITLASYFCTRAPVDAAAGEAAPSSRRRHGGGRDGAGGGEGAHDDVELGIDEATLKGYPEVVYGEARKEAKAAAKKGTTCTCCSICLDNYGDGEVLRKLPECGHLFHRECVDPWLRHHPTCPVCRTSPVPSPMPTPLAEVTPLAMARMSS from the coding sequence ATGAGCTCCGGCGGGACGCCGCCCGTGGGGCTGACACCGTCGGACGTCAGCTCCGGCGGCATGTTTAGCACCGACCGCATCGGCGGCTTCGGCTACGGCGTCGGCGTCTCCGTCGGCATCCTGCTGCTCATCACCACCATCACGCTCGCTTCCTACTTCTGCACCCGAGCGCCCGTCGACGCGGCGGCGGGGGAGGCTGCTCCGTCGTCCCGGCGGCGCCACGGCGGTGGCCGGGACGGAGCCGGCGGCGGCGAAGGCGCGCACGACGACGTCGAGCTCGGCATCGACGAGGCCACGCTCAAAGGGTACCCGGAGGTGGTGTACGGCGAGGCCAGGAAGGAAGCCAAGGCCGCCGCCAAGAAGGGCACCACGTGCACGTGCTGCTCCATCTGCCTCGACAACTACGGCGACGGCGAGGTGCTCCGGAAGCTACCCGAGTGCGGCCACCTGTTCCACCGAGAGTGCGTCGACCCGTGGCTCCGCCACCACCCGACGTGCCCCGTGTGCCGGACGTCGCCGGTGCCCAGCCCCATGCCGACGCCACTCGCCGAGGTCACGCCGCTGGCAATGGCCAGGATGTCGTCGTGA